The window CCCATCCCACCGGTGAACTGGGCAAACACCTCCAGTGTCCCCCGCCCCGCCGGCCCCGGGGTCAACCGTTCGGATGACCCCCGGGTCAGCCGACCCGCTCCCCGCGAGCAGCCGGAACGCCGACGGGTGAGACCCGGATCCGGCCCGAGGGTGGATACCGAAGCCCGATTCACCTACGCAGTAGATCCAGGAGCAGCCATGAAGAAGATCTCCCGGCGTGCCCGTATCGCCACCGGTGGCGTCGTCCTCGCGGCGGTGGCCGCCGGTACCTTCGGGGCCGTCTCCGCCGGCGCCACGACCCCGGCCCGCCCCGCCGCCGCCGTGAAGTCGTCGGACACGGTCACCTCCACGCACCTGTCGGTCAAGGCCGCCACCGAGGCCGCCGAGGCCGCCCTGGACGCGGCGGAGAAGGAGAACCAGCGGGTCTCCGTGGCCGTCGTCGACCGCAACGGCAACACCCTGGTCACCCTGCGCGGCGACGGCGCGGGCCCGCAGTCGTACGAGTCCGCGATCCGCAAGGCCTTCACCGCGGTCTCCTGGAACGCGCCCACCTCGGAGCTGGTCAAGCGCCTTGAGCAGACCCCGAACCTGAAGGACATCCCGGGCACCCTGTTCCTCGGCGGCGGCGCTCCCGTCACCGCGAACAACGCCCCGATCGCGGGCATCGGCGTGGCAGGCGCCCCGTCCGGAACGCTGGACGAGAAGTTCGCGCAGGCGGGCGTGGCGGAACTGGCCGGCTGACGCGCTGCCTCGCTAGACGCGCACCCGGAGATAGTAGAAGCGGGTCGTCTGAACCGAGTTCTGGTTGTCGTCGCTGGCCAGAAGGACGTTCAGACGGCCGCCGTGCGTGCGCCCGGTGATCGTCATGGCCTCGATGTTGTCGAGCAGCGGATTCGGCTGCGGTTGCTTGGCGGTGGCACCGAGGTCCGGGCAGGCCGCGATGTCGGCGAGCAGCGTCTTCTTGATGAGACGCACCCCGCTCTGCCCCGTCAGGTTCTCGACACCGGACGTGTCCGTCGCACGGCGCGGGTCGGCCAGATAGAGCCGGACGGTGTTGCCGACGCCGGAGGTGAAGCCGCGTTCGAGGACGAGGAGTCGGCCGTCGGGGAGGGCGGTGACCTCCGGGACGCCGAGGCCGGTGTCGGCGCGGTAGCCGTACTGGGCGGAGAGTGCGAAGCGCCCGTGCCCGCGGTCCCAGGTCTGGAAACGGACGATGCCGGCGGTGTCGCCGGAAAGGGCGTACTCCATGGACGCGAGCAGCCCACCGCGGAACCAGGTCAGGCCCTCGAAGGTGCCGTTGGAGACGGCCCGCCCGGCAGGGGCGACCCGGAGCGCGTCCGGTACCGGGAGGCGGTCGAGGATGCGGCCGTCGGTGTCGTAGCGCCGGACGGCCGGTTCGCCCTCGGTGCTGATCAGCCGCGTGCCGTCCCGGTCGACGACCAGGCCCTCGGAGTCGAGGGCGGCGCCGTTCTCGTCGGCGAGCGCGACCACACCGCGCGGGGCGAGCGTGTCGGCGTCCAGGGAGAAGAGCGCGGAACGGTCGGACACGGCCGCGAGGGACCCGTCCCGGTCCACCGCGAGCGCGGAGAAGTTGCCCACGAACGTGCCCTGGTACGTCGTCTTGTCGAGCGCGTCGGAGAAGCGGTCGATGGAGACGTACGGCGAACAGGCGTTGTGCTGCGGGCCGTTGGCGTGGGAAGGACCGGCGGCGGTCAGACAGGCGGCCGCCGCCAGCGCCGCGGTGGCGGTCGCGAGTACGGATCTCATGCGCATGGAGGTCACCGTAGGGCGGGCCGGTGAAGGGCGGGAGACCGCCAGACGTCAACTCGCGGTGAGATCCCGGTGTACGACCTTGGCGACGCCCTGGATGGTCGTGATGCCGTAGTTCATGGTGCTGTTGCCGTGGGTCAGCACCGTGATCAGGTAGTCGTGCCCGCCGCCCTTGAAGGTGCCGACGCTGTGCACCCGCCAGCCGTTGGTGGCGCGCTGCAGCCAGCCGTTCTTGACGTGCACGATGACGTCGGAGGGCGCTCCGTAGGGCGTGCCCCAGCGCTGGGAGGAGATCACGTCGCCCATCAGCTTGCGGACGTACCAGCGGGAGTCGTCGGTGAGCACCGAGTTCTTCGCGGTGAGCAGCTTCATCAGCTTCTGCTCGTCGGTGGCGGTGATCTGGGTCAGACCCCAGTAGCCATTGGCGCCGGGCTTGGTCTGCGTCATGCCCGCCGCGGCGAGGAAGTTCTTCACCTTGGTGACGCCGAGCTGCTGCCACAGGGTGGACGTGGAGGCGTTGTCCGACTTGGTGATCATGGCCGTGGCGAGGGACTTCTCACGGCTGGTGAGGGCCCGCCCGGTCTTCTGCGCGTCCCACAGCAGGGTGGCGAGGACGGTGACCTTCACCACGCTGGCGGAGTCGAAGGCGGTGGAGGGCCGGAGGGTGCAAGTGGTCTTGGTGGGCCGGTCGTAGACCCCGACGGCGATGGTTCCCTTACGGGTCGCCAGCGCGGCGGTGATGTCCTTCTTCAGCTTCTCGGCGAGCCCGGCCTTGGCGGACGTACAGCTGACGGCGGGCGCGGTCGCGGCGTTCGCGGGTGTGACGGCGGCCACAGACGCGACGAGCACCCCGCCCGCCACCCATCTGGCACGTCTGGATATTCGGTGAGTCATGCCCTGTTGACTCATGGAGCGGAGGGAAAGGTTGTAGGCGTTGGGGAATGGTTGTACGAGCCGTTACCTTCCCCTTGGTCAATTCACAGGCGGGCACCAGCTACGGCACAGCCCGCGCTCACCCGCGCTCCGCTCCTGGAATCTGTCCGGCTCGAACCTCAACAGCTTCTACAGCGCGGCCGTGCTGAGCGGTACGGAGAGCTGGAAGGCGTGGTTCTTCGGGTCGTTGGACGCGGGGAATTTCCTCATCGCCGACAAGCCGCCGTTCGCGCTGATGGTCATGGGGCTGTCGTGCCGGGTCTTCGGGTTCGGGACCAGGTCGCCGGTGCCGCGCTCGCGCTGCGCGCCACCCGTGACGGCAAGCTGCTGCCGTTGCTCGGCTCGGCGGCCTGCTTCGGGTTGGCGTTCAACACCAAGATGCTTCAGGGGTACATTCCGCTGCCGGTCGTCTTCGCCGTCTATCTGTACGCGGCCAGGCCGAAGCTCGTGAAGCGGATCGTGAACCTCGCCCTGGCGGCGGTGGTGCTGGCGGTCTCCAGCTTCTGGTGGGCTGCCGCGGTCTCCCTCGTGCCCGCCGACGAACGGCCCTACATCGGCGGTTCCAGCGACGGCACCGCCTGGGATCTGATCATGGGCTACAACGGCCTCGGGCGGATCTTCGGTGGCGAGGGCAACGGTGGCGGCAACGGTGGAGGCGGGGGTGGAGGCGGCGGGTTCTCCGGTACGGCCGGTATCGGGCGGCTCTTCAACGACATCCTCGGTGGGCAGATCTCCTGGCTGATCCCCTTCGCCGCGATCGCCTGCGTCGGCGGGCTGGTGTGGTGCGGCCGTGCTCCCCGTACCGATATGACCCGCGCCTCGCTGGTCATGTGGGGTGGGTGGACTGCCCTGCACTATCTGACCTTTGCCATGGCCGAGGGCACGATGCACCCGTACTACACGACCGCGCTCGCTCCGGGCATCGCGGCGCTGTGCGGGGGCGGTGGGCTCATGCTCCTGCGTGCCTTCCGTGCCGACAAGCGGTGGGTGTGGGTGCTACCGCTCGCCCTCGCGGTCACGGGCCTGTGGGCCGTGGTGCTGCTGCGCCGGGCCTCCGGCTGGAACACCTGGCTCTGGCCTGCCATTGCGGTCGTCATGGCGCTGGCGATCGTCGGCCTGTTCGTCTTCCGGTCCGGCAACCGGGCGCGGTTGCTGGCCGCTTCGGTGGCGGCGGCGATCGTCGCGGCGGTGGCGGGGCCCGCGGCTTATGCGTGGTCGGTCCCGTCCGGTTCCGGGGGGGTATGGGCGGTACGAATCCGACGGCGGGGCCGAGTACCGGGGGCGGGGGCTTCGGTGGGGGCGGGCGCGGCGGAGCCATGCCGGGCGGGGGCGGGCGGGGCGGCCAGAACGGGCAGGGTGGCCAGAACGGGCAGGCCGCCGGTGGCTTCCCGGGCGGCGGTATGCCCAGCGGGGCGCCCAAGGACGGAACCGACGGGGGCGCACAGCAGGACGGATCCGCCGACGCGGGCGGCACGTCTCCGAACGGCACCTCCCAGAACGGCGGCCCCGGCGGCGGCCGTACCGGCGGCATGGGCGGCGGCGGCATGGGCGGCACCGCCGACTCCGAGCTCATCGCCTACCTCAAGAAGCACCAGGACGGCGCCACTTGGCTGCTCGCGGTGTCCAGTTCCCAGAGTGCCGCCCAGCTCATCATGAGCAGCGGTGAACCCGTGATCTCCATGTGGGGCTGGTCCGGATCGGACCAGGCGATGACCCTCGCCAAGCTCAAGGAGCTGGTGAAGGCAGGCAAGTTGCACTACATCCAGCTCGGCGGCCAAGGCATGGGCGGCGGCTCCGGCCTCAGCACCGAGGTCACCGAGTGGGTGCAGCAGCACGGCACGGCCGTGAAGGCGAGCGAGTACGGCGACAGCTCGACGTCGGATTCGACCACGTCGGCGATCTAGCGCCTGGACCCCTCGGACATCAGCTGACCCAGCGGACCCAGAACGGACCCAGAACGGACCCCAGCCTTCCGGCCGGGGTCCGTTTTCGCGTGTCAACTCGCGTAGACAAGGCCCGATTTGTCGTTTCCAGTCACGCAATGGACACGCAGCATCCATTTACACGGCCGCATGTGCATGTCACTCTCCCACTTGCCGCCTCCATTCAACCCGCGTAGATGGGACTCCCCCTCATGCTGGCGACACACATACGCCGCTGGAAGTCGGTGGCCCTCGCCACCGCCACCGTCCTGGTCGGCCTCAGCGTCCCCGCCCTCACCGCGACCCCCGCCGCGGCCACCACGACCGCGTACGACAGCACGTACTACAAGAACGCGATCGGCAAGACGGGCACCAGCCTCAAGAGCTCGCTGCACACGATCATCAGCCCTCAGACCAAGCTGTCGTACTCGGCAGTCTGGGAGGCCCTGAAGGTCACCGACCAGGACCCGAACAACAGCAGCAACGTGATCCTGCTGTACTCGGGCATCTCCCGCAGCAAGTCGCTCAACGGTGGCAGCACCGGCAACTGGAACCGCGAGCACGTCTGGGCCCAGTCCCACGGCGACTTCGGCACCTCCGCGGGCCCGGGCACCGACCTGCACCATCTGCGTCCCGAGGACGTCCAGGTCAACTCCATCCGCGGCAACCTGGACTTCGACAACGGCGGCAGCAGCTGCACCAACTGCGGCGGCAGCCTCGTCGACTCCAACTCCTTCGAGCCCCGTGACGCCGTCAAGGGCGACGTGGCCCGGATGATCCTCTACATGGCCGTCCGTTACGAGGGCGACGACAGCTGGGTCGACCTCGAGCCCAACGACTCGGTCAACAACGGCAGCACCCGCTTCCACGGCCGGCTGTCCGTCCTGAAGGCCTGGAACGACGAGGACCCGCCGAGCGCCTTCGAGGAGCGCCGCAACCAGCTCATCTACACCAACTACCAGGGCAACCGGAACCCGTTCATCGACCACCCGGAGTGGGTCGAAGCGATCTGGTAGGTCTCGGACCGCCTTACAGATGCGTAGGCGCGAACATCCGCAGCACCGCCGGGAGTACGACCACCGACGGACCCGGTGACGCCAGCGCCTTCGCCAAGTCGGACTCGAGCGTCTCGGGGGTGGTCCGCACCCCCGGGACGCCGAAGGACTCGGCCAGCGCCACATAGTCCGGGCGGGTCAGCTCGGTCGCCGTGGCCTGGCCGAAGGCGTCCGTCATGTACTCGCGCAGGATGCCGTAGCCGCCGTCGTCGACGATCAGCCAGGTCACCGGAAGGTCGTACTGCCTCGCCGTCGCCAGCTCCGCGATGGAGTACAGCGCACCGCCGTCGCCCGACACCGCCAGTACCGGGCGGGTCGGATCGGCCGCCGCCGCGCCCAGCGCCGCCGGGAAGCCGTAGCCGAGGCCGCCGGCGCCCTGGGCGGAGTGCATCCGGTTCGGGCCCTTGGCATCGAAGGCCGACCAGGCCCAGTACGCCAGGATCGTCATGTCCCAGAAGGAGGGCGAGTCGGCGGGCAAGGCCCTGCGGACCGACGCCAACACCTCCTGTTCCAGGGTGAGTTCCTGGGAGGCGATGCGCTCCGTCACCCGGGACAGCACGTCCCGTACCCGATCGGCGGCCGAGGCGTCCGGCCGTTCCGTCACCGTCTCCAGCAGCGCCTGCAACGCGAGCCGTGCGTCCGCGTGGATGCCGAGCGCCGGGTGGTTGGACTCCAGCTTCCCGAGGTCGGCCTCGATCTGGATGACCCGGCCCCGCGGCTTGAACGTGTGGTAGTTCGAGGAGAGTTCACCGAGTCCCGAACCGATCACCAGCAGTACGTCCGCGTCCTCCAGGAAGTCCGTGGTGTACCGGTCCTCGATCCAGGACTGGAGGGAGAGCGGATGCGTCCACGGGAAGGCGCCCTTGCCTCCGGGGGTCGTGACGACCGGAGCTTGCAGCAGCTCGGCGAGCTGCCGCAGTTTGCGCGAAGCGTCCGCCCTTACCACTCCCCCGCCCGCGATGATTGCCGGGCGGGCCGCGTTCGACAGCAAGTCGGCTGCCACCGCGGTCAGTTCGGGACGCGGAGGCAGCTCGTCCGGGAAGACGTCGCCGCCCGTCACCACCGGGACCGAGGTCTCGGCGAGCAGCACGTCCTGCGGGATCTCCACCCACACCGGGCCGTGCGGGGCGGTCAGCGCCGACTTCCAGGCGGCGGCGACGGCGGACGGGATCTGGGACTGCGCACGAACCGTGTGAACCGACTTCACCACGCCCCTGAACGAGGCCGCCTGGTCGGGGAGTTCATGCAAATACCCATGTCGGCCGCCGCCCAGACCCGCCGTAGGGATCTGGCTGCTGATCGCCAGCACCGGGGCCGAAGCGGCCGCCGCCTCCTGGAGCGCCGCCAGTGAGGTCAGCGCGCCCGGGCCGGTCGACAGCAGCAGGGGCGCCGCCTCACCGGTGATCCGGCCGTACGCGTCCGCCGCGAACCCGGCGTTGTTCTCGACGCGCAGACCGACGTACCGCAGATCGCTCCGGCGCAGTGCGTCGAACATGCCGAGGGCGTGCTGGCCGGGCAGGCCGAAGACGGTCGTCGCCCCGAGCCCGGCCAGCGTCTCCACGACCAGGTCTCCGCCGTTGCGCCCGGGAGGCGGGTTCAGCGCTGCCGAAATCTGTGCCTCCGTCGGTCGGAGTACCAGGTCGTGGTCGTGAGTCACTTCGCGCGGGCCTCTGCAATCTGGCGGGACATGATCGTGGTCAGTTCGTACGCCGTGTGGGACGCGGCCACCGACGTGATCTCGGCGTGATCGTACGCGGGCGCCACCTCGACGACGTCCGCCGAGACGAGGTTGCACGAGGCGAGTCCGCGCAGGATCTCCAGCAGCTCGCGGGAGGTCATGCCGCCCGCCTCGGGGGTGCCGGTGCCGGGCGCGTGGGCCGGGTCCAGGCAGTCGATGTCGATGGAGATGTAGAGCGGGCGGTCGCCGATGCGCTGGCGCAGCTGGTCGGCGATCTCGTCGGCACCCCGGCGGTAGACGTCGGAGGAGGTGACGATGCCGAAGCCCATCTTCTCGTCGTCGGTGAGGTCCTGCTTGCCGTACAGCGGGCCGCGGGTGCCGACGTGCGACAGCGCCGAGGTGTCGAGGATGCCCTCCTCCACCGCGCGCCTGAAGGGGGTGCCGTGGGTGTACTCCGCACCGAAGTACGTGTCCCAGGTGTCGAGGTGGGCGTCGAAGTGGAGCAGGGCGACGGGACCGTGCTTCTTGGCCACGGACCTCAGCAGCGGCAGCGCGATGGTGTGGTCGCCGCCGAGGGTCATCATCCGCGCCCCCGTCCCCAGCAGCTCGTCCGCCGCGGCCTCGATCGTCTCGACGGCCTCGTTGATG of the Streptomyces sp. NBC_00287 genome contains:
- a CDS encoding GlcG/HbpS family heme-binding protein, which codes for MKKISRRARIATGGVVLAAVAAGTFGAVSAGATTPARPAAAVKSSDTVTSTHLSVKAATEAAEAALDAAEKENQRVSVAVVDRNGNTLVTLRGDGAGPQSYESAIRKAFTAVSWNAPTSELVKRLEQTPNLKDIPGTLFLGGGAPVTANNAPIAGIGVAGAPSGTLDEKFAQAGVAELAG
- a CDS encoding esterase-like activity of phytase family protein codes for the protein MRMRSVLATATAALAAAACLTAAGPSHANGPQHNACSPYVSIDRFSDALDKTTYQGTFVGNFSALAVDRDGSLAAVSDRSALFSLDADTLAPRGVVALADENGAALDSEGLVVDRDGTRLISTEGEPAVRRYDTDGRILDRLPVPDALRVAPAGRAVSNGTFEGLTWFRGGLLASMEYALSGDTAGIVRFQTWDRGHGRFALSAQYGYRADTGLGVPEVTALPDGRLLVLERGFTSGVGNTVRLYLADPRRATDTSGVENLTGQSGVRLIKKTLLADIAACPDLGATAKQPQPNPLLDNIEAMTITGRTHGGRLNVLLASDDNQNSVQTTRFYYLRVRV
- a CDS encoding serine hydrolase, with translation MTHRISRRARWVAGGVLVASVAAVTPANAATAPAVSCTSAKAGLAEKLKKDITAALATRKGTIAVGVYDRPTKTTCTLRPSTAFDSASVVKVTVLATLLWDAQKTGRALTSREKSLATAMITKSDNASTSTLWQQLGVTKVKNFLAAAGMTQTKPGANGYWGLTQITATDEQKLMKLLTAKNSVLTDDSRWYVRKLMGDVISSQRWGTPYGAPSDVIVHVKNGWLQRATNGWRVHSVGTFKGGGHDYLITVLTHGNSTMNYGITTIQGVAKVVHRDLTAS
- a CDS encoding endonuclease I family protein yields the protein MLATHIRRWKSVALATATVLVGLSVPALTATPAAATTTAYDSTYYKNAIGKTGTSLKSSLHTIISPQTKLSYSAVWEALKVTDQDPNNSSNVILLYSGISRSKSLNGGSTGNWNREHVWAQSHGDFGTSAGPGTDLHHLRPEDVQVNSIRGNLDFDNGGSSCTNCGGSLVDSNSFEPRDAVKGDVARMILYMAVRYEGDDSWVDLEPNDSVNNGSTRFHGRLSVLKAWNDEDPPSAFEERRNQLIYTNYQGNRNPFIDHPEWVEAIW
- a CDS encoding thiamine pyrophosphate-binding protein; amino-acid sequence: MTHDHDLVLRPTEAQISAALNPPPGRNGGDLVVETLAGLGATTVFGLPGQHALGMFDALRRSDLRYVGLRVENNAGFAADAYGRITGEAAPLLLSTGPGALTSLAALQEAAAASAPVLAISSQIPTAGLGGGRHGYLHELPDQAASFRGVVKSVHTVRAQSQIPSAVAAAWKSALTAPHGPVWVEIPQDVLLAETSVPVVTGGDVFPDELPPRPELTAVAADLLSNAARPAIIAGGGVVRADASRKLRQLAELLQAPVVTTPGGKGAFPWTHPLSLQSWIEDRYTTDFLEDADVLLVIGSGLGELSSNYHTFKPRGRVIQIEADLGKLESNHPALGIHADARLALQALLETVTERPDASAADRVRDVLSRVTERIASQELTLEQEVLASVRRALPADSPSFWDMTILAYWAWSAFDAKGPNRMHSAQGAGGLGYGFPAALGAAAADPTRPVLAVSGDGGALYSIAELATARQYDLPVTWLIVDDGGYGILREYMTDAFGQATATELTRPDYVALAESFGVPGVRTTPETLESDLAKALASPGPSVVVLPAVLRMFAPTHL
- the speB gene encoding agmatinase — translated: MSSNETPRGPVDSSRIPRYAGPATFARLPRLDEVGTADVAVVGVPFDSGVSYRPGARFGGNAIREASRLLRPYNPAQDASPFALAQVADGGDIAVNPFNINEAVETIEAAADELLGTGARMMTLGGDHTIALPLLRSVAKKHGPVALLHFDAHLDTWDTYFGAEYTHGTPFRRAVEEGILDTSALSHVGTRGPLYGKQDLTDDEKMGFGIVTSSDVYRRGADEIADQLRQRIGDRPLYISIDIDCLDPAHAPGTGTPEAGGMTSRELLEILRGLASCNLVSADVVEVAPAYDHAEITSVAASHTAYELTTIMSRQIAEARAK